The Osmerus eperlanus chromosome 25, fOsmEpe2.1, whole genome shotgun sequence DNA window TCATAGAGCTGAAGATGGAAGACCGGAGCAAGTTCCTGGACGCGCTCGTCACCCTGCTGTCCTAAACACAGCAGGGACCCTTCTGACCGGACCAGGACGCATGACAACCGAGCCGACTCATGGTCCATGCCATGTGCATATTGTACAGCCgttttgtaaatgtgtgtccatttttaaatgttttagccCAGTGTAAATAGTGCTCTTGTCTTTTTTCATTGTCTGTGTGTTACTGTCCATATATCTATAATAAACGACATTGTATTGACCTGGCCTTGTTGTCATCCTCTCCCTGTGTTCTGTGCCTCCATAGAGGGGGATTCTAGGTGCTGTTGGAGCAGTTGTCTAAGGAGCAGTTGTTCAGAAATGTACCCAGGCTATAAATGTGTTGTGTATATGTAATGATATCTAATGTAATGAATAACTTGGTAACTCCAATTTCAAATGGTAGAAGACACCTATGAATTGGAACTCACGGATTGATTCGTGGATTCAAAGTAATACAAAGTTCAGTTGACCAACTAGGAATTCAAGATGCAACAATAGCGCGTCCTTCCTGGACCCTGACAAGTCCTCTGGGCCAAAGGTGACTCAGGCAGCAGCTCCTGACCTTGACGTGGGTGTggttatggttgtgtgtgtgtgtgtgtgagagagagagagagacactgcagaACACAACTCCAGACCTCCCCCCGCTCTCATCTCCGGGCTCTGTCCAGCCAGCACAGGGGGccaggagggtgggtgggggcccGGGTGGGGgcctgggtgggggggtggtcctCTGTTGAGTGATCGAGGCTCTTATCACGCTCAAATCAGGCTGATGTCGCGACCCGCCATGAGGAGAGGGTGTCGGGGTAGGTGGGTGTTGGTTCACAGGATATGCTGGCCTGGTCGTCACGGAGATGATCAAAACGTGGAAGGCGCCGCATGAATTTCAGGGGAGTGGGTAATATCACCGATGTTGTGCGTGTATATGCATACATTGTAAACACAATTGTATGCTCAGGTGCGTGCatttggttgtgtgtttgtgtgtggctgtgcgcttcagtgtgtgtgcgtcattCCTCATTTTTATTGCTCTGTGCTCTAATGAGAATGTCCATCCTGTTTCCTGCGGCTGGAATGTCCAGCAGCACATGGTCACGTCAGAACAGGGTCTGtttatcaacacacacaacagtactgctgctgcagctcttcagactgacccaggaccaggcccctGCTCTCTCAgactgacccaggaccaggcccctGCCCTCTCAgactgacccaggaccaggcccctGCCCTCTCAAactgacccaggaccaggcccctGCTCTCTCAgactgacccaggaccaggcccctGCCCTCTCAgactgacccaggaccaggcccctGCCCTCTCAAactgacccaggaccaggcccctGCCCTCTCAAactgacccaggaccaggcccctGCCCTCTCAAACTGACACAGGACCAGGCCCCTGCCCTCTCAAACTGACCCACGACCAGGTCCTGGATCTCCAATGTAATCTGATTGATCATGCAGAGCTGGTCTGAGGACAGCTTAGACAGCTCTCCaggtctagggttagggttagggccccAGTGTTTTAGGATGGCAGTCAGGCAGAGGGAGCAGTCAGGCTGCATTGAACTCATTTATTACATTTTCATTCGAATGTACTGAGACTGGTGCATTTAAGCTTGGGAACCCACTATTCCCTAGAGGAGAACCAAAGCAGATCTACAAGTTTGTTGTACACTGCTGTACACATCTATATTTACCCTTCTAGATACTTCCACATCCTCTGCTCAAACAacaattcagacacacacaaacacccgcacccacacgcatacaccaatacacacactaacatacacaaacacacacaaacacacaatgcaaTTACAGGGTGGGGCTGGGTTATTACCTACAGAAGAGAGATGGGCCAAGTCCAAATGAATGTTTACCAACAGAGTGgcgttttccttctctctctctctctctctctctctctctctctctctctctctctctctctctctctctctctctctctctctctctctctctctctctctctctctctccattgctcTTTACTCTTCATCCTCCCATTTGGTTTCTTCAACCGCATCCGCCCATATCACTGCACCCATCCCCCTGTTCCTTCCTtctacctctccatccctccatcccctcctccgcccccagtGGTGTGGGGCCACTGGCCTTTACGCTGCTTTACCCTGGAGGAATGTGgcgcacacccacccacacacacacacacacacacacacagacacaatacacatacacgcaatcacacatacaccaatgatacatacacaaatgtacacactctcttttcacacagacaaacatacacaagcacacgcacagactcacaccacacacagatacacacacacacacatatacaagcaGGAGAGTcacatagtgtgtgtgggtgtgtgtgtgtgtgtgtgtggtacgtgcgtgcgtgtgtgttggacaTAAGGCCTCCCACTCTCATGTTGCCTTTTCTTCACTGGACTTCTGATAAGCTGCTTAGAGCCTGACAaaacaacactgtgtgtgtatggatgtgtgtgtggatgtgtgtgtgtgtcactgtcggTACTCTTTCCTTTCAATTCACACAATTTTCACAACAATTGACTAGACAGTGATGCGTTTGGGCTCTTTGCTGGGTAACTGGCTTCATAAACGTCCGTTTGGTTGATGGCTACCTAGTGGCACCTCCATCTTCCACTGTTTTGAAGACGTCAGAATGTGACCGGAAAgtgaacaggaagtgaccagGACATGACCAGTGTTCcctgtgtggtcatgtgtgaGGGACACAGTCATCACACCTCAGACTCCTTATTCAcaacaacccccctcccccctccttccctctctctttttcttgctctcttcatcaaagcttcctcctccatcaccctttATATATGTCCGGCTATTTTGGTTCCCTTTCCTCATCCTGGCTTcttcatttttttctctctcccccttcctcccttctttcttcattcccctctctccatctttccttttAAAGTAGCGTCCGcggagctctctctccctgtctccgacGGCCTCAGATTCCAGATGGGATTAGCCCTACTGGACGACCAGAGACAAAGGCCCACAGCTGACTCTCTCCGCTTGTCGCTGTGTCACAGTTgaggcacgcgcgcacacacacacacacactgttacagggagctcgcgcacacacacgcgcgcacacacacacactgttacagggagcgcgcacacacacactcaaacgcacattcgcatacaaacacactctcccccatacaccgtctctctttctctctctctctctcgcacacacatacacacttacatgCAAAAATacactcatagacacacactgactcaaaatctctcacaaacacaggcTAAGCCCCCTACCTACAGTATTTCCAAATCCACAGTTGCTGCCCTTACCCCAGGACTGTACCACAGCAACTGCCCCACTTCATCCCTGGCCCTCTACAAACGGCCCCGGCTCTCATCAGCCGAGGGGGCCGAGGGGGCCCACCAGGACCCCTCCTGCAGCGACCTCTGACTCCCGTGAAGTCTCTCCTTTTGTGGAGTCCCTCTCTTTGTAACGGTCTACCTCTGACCCCTGGTCCAGAAGAACTGAAGCAGAAGCCTCTCCgtcgtgggggggtgggggaggggaggtagaggggggggtgggggctaggTGTGAGATGATGGTAGTATTGATCAGTGTTATTGAGTCCGGCAGCCCAGGAGGCAAGAGCAGAGATGCTCTCGTGCTCTGAGGTGGGGGGAAAACTGACTgccacgtacacaaacacaaccatccAGAATCCGGAGCTGTAGCCGTGGCTGTATTCTGGTCGCGGTTGCAGGCTAAAGCTTtacattgcatttacatttagtcatttagcggacgctcttatccagagcgacttacagtaagtacagggacattccccccgaggcaagtagggtgaagtgccttgcccaaggacacaacgtcagttggcatgaccgggaatcgaactggcaaccttcggattactagcccgactccctcaccgctcagccaactgactccctttAGCTGACTCGCTTTAGCTCCGACGGCTGTAGCTGTGGAAAAAACATCTGACTGTTGTTGCCGTGGTGAATGTCTCTCGTCAGAGCTGCTCTCTGTACACTCCGAAGCTCAGAATAGCACCACTGAATTTCCTGCAAGACACAATTAGTGTCAAAACAATGCAGTAATTGAGCCTCcggatcctgtgtgtgtgcacacatgctaagagtgtgcatgtgtgggtgtatgtgtgtatgggtgtaggTGCATATGGGTGTaaatgcatgtgtgagtgtgtgggtaagTGCTTGTGTTtatattgtttgtttgtgtgttgctgATTACTGTTTCCTTTGTCAAATCTGTGTCTCCACAGCTGATGTTTATAGCAGACATCTGCAGCTCAGGACCACTGAGGTCCTCTGAGAACTAACTCTGTACCTAACTCTGTAACTAACCCTGCAACTAACCCTGTAACTAACTCTGTACCTAACGCTGTAACTAACTCTGTAACTAACCCTGTAACTAACTCTGTACCTAACTCTGTAACTAACCCTGTAACTAACTATGTACCTAACTCTGTAACTAACACTGTAACTAACTCTGTACCTAACTCTGTAACCAACTATGTAACTAATCCTAACTCTGTTACAAAGTTTAACTCTGTACCTAACTCTGTAACTAACTGTGTAACAAATTGTAATTATGTGAGTAGCCCTGTAACTTATTCTGTAACTAACCCTGTAACTTACTctgagacacagaaacacagagaaagagagggagggagcaaataagagagagatagatagatatagagatagagagagagaggagcagagagacagtgataGCTCATAAGCTGTGAAATCCATGTTAAATCAGCAATGTGGTCTGATCTCTCTGGACATTCCTCCAACTCTagcttctcctcctcatctcagcGGAGAGCTGCCAATCAGGCCTTTGTCTTCACTGAGTGTGTGAAGACAAAGGCGGGAGGACTAGTGTGCGTGCGAGTTTGTCCACCGCGATAAGCAGTCTGACGCTGCACGTCGAAAACCTCGCCTCGCACCTACCCTTCCCCGAAGGTGATAAGTGAAACGATTCGCCGAGTCTTGCGCAAGGCGGCTCCGACGGCTCCTCCACATTGGGTACTCCCTGTAATTCACTGGAAGAGGAACGTAAACATCATGCTTCATTTTAATGATATCACTcactcaccctgccccccccctccccccattcccCACCTCACCTCCTAACAGACACCTGCCAGAAGCAGCTTCCAAGATGAACACCAACCCTGGAGGGTGGGATGGCACAGGGAGTACGGGGAAGAGGAAGGCCAGACCAAAGAGGATGTAGACATCTGCTTGCAcatgggagggttggggtgtgtgtgtgtgtgtggggggggggatggatgtTAAGAtatcagggggggagggatacagagagatgcagagagagagagagagatacagagagagggagatacagggtATTTGGAAAATAGATGTGCTGTCAAAGTTGGAGATCAAATTGGAGATAAACCAACTGAGATCTTCACTCAGAGAAGGGGTGTCCGCAGGCCTGTTGCATGGGTAGTGCCAACTGTGCCACCGCACAGGGCCTCGCGCCACTGGGGACATCGCGCCACCGGGGGCCACGCGCCTCCGGGGGCCTCGCGCCTCTCGCCTGCCTGGTTTGCAATCAGAAAGGTTTTTTTTGTTATGTAAACTGGCAGAATATCTCTCTAAtgtcagagatagaaagcagagACAGGTCCTAACCAAGTGCAGGCTCAGTGACCACCAATTGCCGATTGAAACAGGACGACACAAAAAATCATGGCAACGGGCaaccaaaagaaaacagaatatGTGGTCACTGTTCGACAGGTGAGTTTTAGACAGAGATGCACTTCCTAAAaatgaaatgagttttctccgcagggtgtccgggctctcccttagagatagggtgagaagctcagtCATccaggaggggctcagagtagaaccgctgctcctccgcgtcgagaggagccagttgaggtggctcgggcatctgatcaggatgcctcctggacgcctccctggtgaggtgttctgggcacgtcccactgggaagaggccccggggaagagacccaggacacgctggagggactatgtctctcggctggcctgggaacgccttggGGTCCGAGGCATTCCCATGTTAAGGTTCTCCTGCTTTAATCTTTCAACTGAATTTATCATATTTAATTGTTATCAgattatttggcaacattaataatataccgacctccataataataatataaatactATTTCTGTAATTCCACCATTGCtttggcaagagagagagagagagagagagagagagagagagagagagagagagagagagagagagagagagagagagagagagggtgacaccATCTCATCTCACACCCATGATGCAATTAATGATTTCAGACATTACATCATTATGTGCCTAGGAATGACTTCCGACTTCACGGAACTCAGACCAGGGTCAGGGTTCAAAGGTCAGGCCAAGAGAGCCGATGACCTGACCAAAACCCCCAACCTGAGctgacccaaacacacacacacacacacaactaccgcAATGATGTAATGGACATATCCTGAAGGATTCAAAGCAGGCTAAAAACAAATCATAAATCATCAGAGCCAATGTTGAAAACTATTACATTTCTTTATCAGTCCTGTCTCTAGGGCTGGTGGTGTTGGTTTTATTCCTGGAAACATTCAGATGGCACATCAATGCAACACATTGaaacaaatgtgtttttccACTTAAGTAGACTTCACTGTCGACAACTGCTGAATCAGACCAGTAAATCCTCTCTTCACACtacagagtgtgtatgtgtgtgtgtgtgtgttggaatgtCTGCTGGCTGGGGGCCTTTATTAGTCTCATCCATACCGCCACATTATAGGGCCCTGTCACTGGGGCAACCGCAGGTTTTGactggttgccatggtgagagTCTATTGAGTGACGTTGTCAGCCTTGTTTGCCTCTTTTCTTTCTAGAATGAGGGTCTTTTTTAAAGGTGCGTCCCCCAAccccatgctcacacacacacacacacacacacacagacagacattcttaaccacacacacccccaggacccccacccccagttTTGTCACACTGAGTGCAGTGACTAAGAGAGTGGAACTAACAATCCCAGAGAAACAGCACCAGAGccagcccaccctccacccagagccagcccaccctccacccagagccagcccaccctccacccagagccagccctccctccacccagagccagcccaccctccacccagagccagccctccctccacccagagccagcccaccctccacccagagccagccctccctccacccagagccagcccaccctccacccagagccagccttccctccacccagagccagcccaccctccacccagagccagccttccctccacccagagccagcccaccctacacccagagccagcccaccctccacccagagccagcccaccctccacccagagccagccttctctccacccagagccagcccaccctccacccagagccagcccaccctccacccagagccagcccaccctccacccagagccagccttctctccacccagagccagcccaccctccacccagagccagccttccctccacccagagccagccctccctccacccagagccagcccaccctccacccagagccagcccaccctccacccagagccagccctccctccacccagagccagcccaccctccacccagagccagcccaccctccacccagagccagccctccctccacccagagccagcccaccctccacccagagccagcccaccctccacccagaccagaccagaccagagcagCCTCACCCTCTGGACTAGACCACACTGAACCATACCAGACCACACCGGAGCACACCAAACCAGTGCCAGCATTAccctccagaccagaccagcccATTCCATCTCCCTGCCCAGTCTAGTCCAGTCTAGTCCAGTCCAGTCaagtccagtccagtccagtccagtccagtccaggagCACACGGGAGCCCCATCCGAGCAGGCCATGAATACAATACAACACACCAATGTTTTAGTAGACTCACTTACAGTCACATTACCTGCTGTAATAAACTCTCAATGTATCTTAAAACTCCGGTTCAGATCTGTTGAGCCCATATGTTAACTATGGTGAATAACCAGTAGAATTAATAGTTGTAAGTTGGCCATATGACCCACTAAGAGTCTTTTTTACCAGTGAAAGTATGTAAGCTTTGGAAATCCACTCTAAGCTTTGAACAGTTGTGATGAATGATGCCATCTGAAATGCCCGGCTCAATGttacatttattttcccacaaatacaaataatgaaatatataatttaatttaacctcccccccccccttcccacacagacacacaatttcAAGGGAGCCTCTATTTTCCAACAAACAACCATTCTAATTCAGTGCAAAGGCGGGAAGGGGAGATAAAGGAATGACTTGCGGGAAGAAGTTTCCCGAAATTCTCCCTAGCCCCCCAATTTGAACGCCTACATCACATCGCGACTGAGGGAGAGCTGGTTtgaaagggggatggggggaggtggtggtatTGTGTGCTGAACAGCGGAGCCCCACTCTCGCTGAATGGGCATTGTCATCTGGATTTCTATGGTTCGTCAAAATACTTTCTCCCTCCGTGGGGGTTAGAGCATCTGCGCTGGGAACGGGGTGCTTCTGGCAGTGCAGACTATATGCGCATGTCTGGAATATTATCCAAACACCATGTACTTGGTTGTTCTGTGACTTTTTGACCGTGGTGGAATAAAGGCCTATTCAATAACGTGATTAAAAAAACACTAGACTTGATCAGGTTTGAGACCATAGAGTCAGTTTAATCTCAATGTAACAAATTGACTTAAAAATAAAGTAAGAATATTGcatcaaatacaaatatgaaTCATAACATCAAACACTCACAAAAACCAAACCACTTTAACAGCAGTTTACTCCTACACATCAAACttatagaaaaaaaacataGCTACAGCACTGTAGTGTAGGCCTAGATTCAAAAATAAAAGTACGCAGGCCCTCAAAGAATATTTGGAAAACTGAAGAAAATCTTAGTTGTTCCTGAAAGAACCTGGGTCTGTAGAACAGGTGTGGCGCCTCTTAACTAACTGTCGTTTGACGGATGCTGCCAATATTAGGCTGCACACTACTGGATTTTTGCGGATATTTTGAAGTCTATTTATGCGCTTTTTAGGAATTGTAACTtgttctcaacacaccggtTGAGAACAAGTTCCGGTGTGATTCCACATAGTCTACTTATGGTGCTCTTGTTAAGGACAGGCTCCGCAATATTGCTGAGTTATTATCGCTGTCCTTAACAACCCCCTTATGCTGCATCTTCGCACAATCTGGACTGCACCAAACCAGTGACTTTTTAGAAACAAACTTCTGACGATACTAGACATTTCAAAATGAGAACAAAGAACTTAGATTTGTTTAtagaaaaaaacaacagtttCGTACAACTACAGGTAGGCCTAAGCTTAAACAAACACGCTCCTTTTTTGTAACGGTCTATCACAGACAGTATTTGGTCTCCATACCCGTTAGTCCTGCTGAGACCGAACAGATGAATGAATAGGTTGTTCAACAGTGTTTACAAAGGCCAGTGTACTTCAATTGATTTCAAAGTTCAGAGTCAAAAAAGACGgtgcaaacaaaacaaaaaaaacttttcttgaaaaaaaaaacgagtTCTTTTAAGACTACAAACCACAATTACGCACAGCCTGTAGTCGCACAGCAGGTAGGGGATCCGATACAGCTACACATAATTCCGTTTATCGTAGTCTCCGTTCGGTGTGGCCCGTTTTGTCGGTGGTGCGTATTTGACCGAGTAGCCCGTGTTACCGCTGGAAGGGCAGGAGCAGCACAGAAGCGAGCCCCCTATCAGTAGCAGCGCCGTGGCCGCCCAGCCGATGTAGAGCGCGGCTCCAATCTCCCTTTTCTGGGACGAGAGCAGCTGTGGGTTGTAAAAGTCCGAGATGATGTTGTTGGCCATCCAACAGAGAGGCACCAGAACAAACAGTCCGCTGATGATGTAGACGACCCCTCCGGCGTTCACCACCCGGGCCTTGACGTTCTCGTCGCGGATACAGTTAGTGCACTGTGCCCCGGCGATTACGACCATGAGCCCCAACACACCCAGCACCGACGAGATGACGGTGAGCGCCCGAGCCGCCTGCAGGTCGTGGGTGAGCGCGAGGATGGAGTCGTGCACCTTGCACTGCATCTGGCCCGTGCTCTGCACCACGCAAGACATCCACAGGCCGTCCCAGATGGTCTGTGACACCACGATGTTGGCCTCGATGAACGCGGTCACCTTCCACATAGGCAGCCCGCACGCCACCATCACCAGAAGCGAGCCACATAcgcacagccccagccccaagatCTCCAGTCCGGCCGAAACCATCTTCGCTTCTTCTCGAAATAAATTTACTTTAAGAACGTGGAAAAAAGTTCCTTCCTGTGTGTAAAGCAAACTGTTGTTTCTCCTCGAGACCTATAGCTGTACAGAAACGTGGTAGTCTGTTATTCGCACATCACTCTCGCGGACGAACAAGTGGATACAGGTTCTACTCGCTTTGTTAACCGACTGACGGATTGTACAAACAACTGGAAGAATAGTGCTGGTGCATGGATATCAATGGGACTGGGGTGCTGGTAcggggtgggatggggggggggctctacAAGTGTTAACGCTGGAGGAAAAACTTTCACCCAATGGGTTGCCATCGCATCTTCAAAGCACCAATGAGAAGGCAGGGAAATTGGACAAGAATGAACAAAGCGGTCCAGTgcgcattgtgtgtgtgaacagttatgtggcgtgagtaaagctgTACGGGGAgccgggctggggagaggggatgacGATAGACTTGTTTTTCAGTAAGAAAATGTCAAAGTCAATTACATACAAAGTCAGAGTTTAATGAACTGAACTATACTACCCCCCTACACCATATAGGGTTAGTAGATAGTCTCAGTGTTTAAAAACACATGCAGTGGTCTTAAAGTTATTGAaacaataaaatgtaaatatgtaaacaTAGTCTACATTTGCCATGTTTCCTTTGAGCAGTGTCCTATcgttttattttacttttataAAACATTACCCGTTAGCGGCATTTGTGTTAAAGGCATAATATGTCCAATGTTTCTCATAGTGTCTAATTATGTTTAATCCCGCCCTGCTTGTCTAGACGTTGAAGGAATAGCAACAATGTGGCCTTCGGGAGAAACTGTAACACATCAGCGGTCATATTGGATCATACAGCTGATGCAAATGGCTGGTTAGCTTCCTCATAATTTGAGCCGTAATGGCAACAGTGACACTAAGCCCCGCCTGCAACAACAAACGAGCGTCAAGGATGAAGGTGGAGTTCTACTTTGTTTCCGGGACTTCCTTCCTTGGTCTTGGATAGACAGACGAGGGGGAAACAAATCCATTCTTCTTTATTTGACATAAAAGTGACACTCAGGTAAGAATTTAAATGGTCGTTAACAATCGCTGTTTTCAAtgccagtcagagagagaaacttTTAGGGGGTTCGGATAAACGGATCATAACAACCTCCTCGGAAGACCAACTGTTGCATGCTAGAAGTTTGACAAGAAAGAAATAGTGTCATTGTAGGCCTGTCATGCGAAAAAATGGATATTCCCTTTCCAATGTGGTGTTAGATATAATAACACACACGATATTATTCCAAATATTATGAAAATGACCACAATTCATAGCTTGTCCGTTATATTTTGTTCAGGGCTTGAACCCCGGGTATGGAACATTTTTTCTCAGACTGGGTGTGGACGTAGCTATGTTCTACTGTCGCAAACAACCCAAGTGGAAACATTCCAGAAATAAACATGAGGTTTCTGGGAGAAAATAGATACAACTTAAAAGTACTCATTCAAGTAACAATAACAATGCTTATTGTAGGCCAACGTCATCCAACATGTAAGGTACTTAAACTTAAAACACAACTCAAATAAATCACAGCTCTGTAGCAAACGCAGAATGTGTGGTTGTGAATGCTCTGGGCGTTGATGTGAAACACTTAAAACATCTGATCTGATGTATTCTTGACCTCTGTGTGTCACATCCTCAAACAAAataatttttttatgttttaggcAACATTACAATAACAGAAGGAAACAATTCCACCAGgcactcattgtgtgtgtgtgtgtgtgatctcagaCGTGGCGGAGCGCCACTATAGAAGAGTTATCATCCATCTCGGCTGTCATATCTCTTGGCTAGCAGGCCCGTTTATGAGCTCCTTGTTTCCCTCCACTGGTCGAGTGTATTTGGAAGGTGCAGAACAGATGTATTGGTCCCTGACCCCCAGGTGACCCCAGACTGACCTCCCACCTCATGACCTGCATTcatctctggtctggtctggtctggaccgAACTGGTTTagtttggtctggtctgggtgtttgtgtctcgTGTCTGGTCTATTCTGGACGAGTCTGTTCTAGACTAGTCTGATGTGTTCTGAATGGGTATGGTCTGATCTGTTCTGGACTGTTCTGGTCTGGACGGTTCTGTTTCTGACCTGGCTGCCATAGGAGTGGTGTATCCTGCTGACTCGTGCTGAGATATGGACTGAAACATCCTCAATGGTGTGAACAAAACAAGAAGCCATGAATCTGTCTGACGGCTGGAGGTGGCTGGGGGTGTACAGGAGTTGGGAAATATGGCCCCAGCACCCCTTACCTCCTCAGTCCCTGGACATGGCTTTCTCGGTCTGCATCATCGTAGCCTTATCATCCTGTGCTTTAAACTGTGTGTTTATTATGAAGAGCCGCACGGGTTTCCTTCCAGTTGAAAGGTCCTCTCGTTCCGGC harbors:
- the cldn5a gene encoding claudin 5a, which produces MVSAGLEILGLGLCVCGSLLVMVACGLPMWKVTAFIEANIVVSQTIWDGLWMSCVVQSTGQMQCKVHDSILALTHDLQAARALTVISSVLGVLGLMVVIAGAQCTNCIRDENVKARVVNAGGVVYIISGLFVLVPLCWMANNIISDFYNPQLLSSQKREIGAALYIGWAATALLLIGGSLLCCSCPSSGNTGYSVKYAPPTKRATPNGDYDKRNYV